In Mycobacteriales bacterium, the genomic stretch CCACGTCGTGGAGCACGGCAACGACGGAAAGCTCCAGGCGTTCACCGCCGCGAAGCCGGTGATCCCGCTCGACGCCGACTATGCGCACGAGTACGGCAACTACGAACCGGCGCAGCGCTGGATCACCAGCAACGTGTCACCGGACTTTCCGGTGGCCGCCGACATCTGGGCGCATCTGTGGGAGGAGCAGACCGGCGAGCACATCGACGGCACCTTCGGCGTCGACCCGGTCGGGCTGGCGCAGATCCTCGGCGCGGTCGGCCCGGTGACCGTCCACGGGTACCCGGGCGAGTTCAGCGGGTCGAACCTCGCGACGTTCATCGAGTCGACGGAGTACGTCGCGTTTCCCGGTCTGGACAACACCCGGCGCAAGAACTTCCTCGGTGACGTCGGTGACGCGGTGATCAAGAAGATGCTCTCGGGTGCCGGCGATGCGCAGGCGATCGCCTCGGCGCTGGGCAGCGCCGCCGGCGGCGGCCACCTGTCGCTGTGGTCGATGAACGACAGCGAGGAAGGGCAGATCGTCGGCACCCCGCTTGCGGGAGCACTTCCGGCGACGACGGCGCCGTTCGCGTCGCTGAGCGTCGACAACGCGACGTCGTCCAAGCTCGACTACTACCTCGACCGGTCGCTCACCTACCAGGCCGGCGGCTGCGGCTCGTCACGACGCGAGTCGACGATCACGGTGACTCTCGACAACACCGCGCCTCGCCACGGGCTGCCCGAGTACGTTCGGAGCATCACCCTCCCCGGCGGGGAGCCCGCGGTCGAGCAGGTCCCGAACAACACGCTGTTCGTGTTCATCCACGCCACCGACGGCGCGGCGCTGGAACGAGCCACCCTCGACGGCCACCCGGTCGCGGTGGGTGAAGGTGTCGAGCGCGGGCATCCGGTCTACTTCGTGTCGGTGAAACTGAGTCCCGACCTACCTCGCACAATCGTGCTGCACCTGTCCGAGCCGACGACGTCGGGAGCGGCGACGACTCAGGTGCAGCCGCTTGCTCGCCCGCAGCAGACGACCCTGGATGTGCCCAAATGCGCGTGAATGATCTCGACGCCGCCCGTCACGCTCAGACGCCCGGCGTACCCCGCTCGACGACGCACGTGCTCGGCCCGACCCAGCTTCGGTATTGCGTGCGGAGCTACGCGCCGAGCTCGCCGGTGAGCGTTGCCGAGCCGAACGGCGACAC encodes the following:
- a CDS encoding DUF4012 domain-containing protein codes for the protein MTYGDDRSRRATEKYLRETEQIQKEHRLPRYNAYRRRRRRRSRRARFGRAVAICLQLGVIAVVVVLAAAVWMFIHALDATGRLADARTDIDRVRADLLAGRSAEADMLAAQHDALAAHSDTHDLIWDAASWLPPVKTVRGITTALDTLATQALPDVVQVGSRLSPGELRIGPNHIALAPLVAAAPTMRQAAAAAILARTEVASLPSGWIGLISTARSKVLTELTSLAGSVDDVARFATAGPDMLGLHGPRRYFVGIQNNAEARATGGLVAAYAVVTADHGRIHVVEHGNDGKLQAFTAAKPVIPLDADYAHEYGNYEPAQRWITSNVSPDFPVAADIWAHLWEEQTGEHIDGTFGVDPVGLAQILGAVGPVTVHGYPGEFSGSNLATFIESTEYVAFPGLDNTRRKNFLGDVGDAVIKKMLSGAGDAQAIASALGSAAGGGHLSLWSMNDSEEGQIVGTPLAGALPATTAPFASLSVDNATSSKLDYYLDRSLTYQAGGCGSSRRESTITVTLDNTAPRHGLPEYVRSITLPGGEPAVEQVPNNTLFVFIHATDGAALERATLDGHPVAVGEGVERGHPVYFVSVKLSPDLPRTIVLHLSEPTTSGAATTQVQPLARPQQTTLDVPKCA